Below is a window of bacterium DNA.
GAGGCGCCCTTCTCGATCATCTCCTTCAGCAGTTCGTGCAGGCTGACCATCGTGCGCCCCCCGTCCCTACCCCGATGTTGTCCGCGAGTCTACCAGATGGCCCCCTAGTCGGCAAAGGTGACGCGAATCACTTCCTCGACCGTCGTCGCGCCGAGCTTCACCTTCTCCAGGCCGCTGCGCCGCAGCGTGTACATGCCGCCCTCCACGGCCGCCGCCTTGATCTCCGAGGTGCTCGCGCCCTGGAGGATCAGGTCGCGGATGCGATCCGAGATCGTCATGACCTCGTAGAGCGCGACGCGCCCCTTGTAGCCGGTGCCCGAGCAGATCGAGCAGCCGGTGCCGTGGTAGACCTTCATCGTCTCGGCCTCCTCCGGGGAGAAGCCGACCTCGATGAGCGCCTGCGGGTTGACCTCGACCTCCGCCTTGCAGCCCGAGCAGATGCGCCGCAGCAGGCGCTGGGCGACGATGAGGATCACCGAGGAGGAGACGAGGAAGGGCTCGATGCCCATGTTCAGCAGGCGGTTGATCGTCGAGGGCGCGTCGTTGGTGTGCAGCGTCGAGAGCACGAGGTGGCCCGTGAGCGCGGCCTTGACGCCGATCTCGGCGGTCTCGTAGTCGCGGATCTCCCCGACCATGATGATGTCGGGGTCCTGGCGCAGGAACGAGCGCAGCGCGGCCGCGAAGTTCAGGCCGATCTCGTCGTGCATCTGCACCTGGTTGATCCCCGCGAGGTTGAACTCGACGGGGTCCTCGGCGGTCATGATGTTCTCGCTCACCTGGTTGAGCTGGTGCAGCGCGGAATACAGCGTCGTCGTCTTGCCGCTGCCCGTCGGGCCGGTGACCAGGATCATCCCGAAGGGCTTGTGCAGCGCGGCCTGGAAGTCGTCGAGCGCCCGCTGCTCGAAGCCGAGCTTGGTCATGTCGAGCTGGAGGTTGGACTTGTCGAGCAGGCGCATGACCACCTTCTCGCCGAAGAGCGTCGGCAGGACCGAGACGCGGAAGTCCATGTCGCGCTTCTTGCCGAGCTTGAGCTTGATGCGCCCGTCCTGCGGCAGGCGCCGCTCGGCGATGTCGAGCCTGGACATGATCTTGATGCGCGAGATGATCGCGTTGCGGATCTTCAGCGGCAGGCCCATCGCCTTGCGCAGCACGCCGTCGAGCCGGTAGCGCACGCGGAAGGACTTCTCGTAGGGCTCGATGTGGATGTCGCTGACGCCCATCTTGATGGCCTTGATGAGGATGCCGTTGA
It encodes the following:
- the pilB gene encoding type IV-A pilus assembly ATPase PilB; this translates as MALKLGELLRDQGIISPDQLNKALEQQKAQGGRIGYHLVQLGFVTEDQITTLLSRQFGVPSVNLGNYGIDREVIKLIPAEVAKKYLVMPISRVGMTLTVAMADPSNVFAIDDIKFMTGYNIEPVVAAEAGVIDAIKRQYGGGGGVAESGGAKETVDGKDYALSDDEMSSEFAEMEGGDSPVVDVDDFDKLVSGAVDNVEVVEEELDEKGIEDVDAPIVKLVNGILIKAIKMGVSDIHIEPYEKSFRVRYRLDGVLRKAMGLPLKIRNAIISRIKIMSRLDIAERRLPQDGRIKLKLGKKRDMDFRVSVLPTLFGEKVVMRLLDKSNLQLDMTKLGFEQRALDDFQAALHKPFGMILVTGPTGSGKTTTLYSALHQLNQVSENIMTAEDPVEFNLAGINQVQMHDEIGLNFAAALRSFLRQDPDIIMVGEIRDYETAEIGVKAALTGHLVLSTLHTNDAPSTINRLLNMGIEPFLVSSSVILIVAQRLLRRICSGCKAEVEVNPQALIEVGFSPEEAETMKVYHGTGCSICSGTGYKGRVALYEVMTISDRIRDLILQGASTSEIKAAAVEGGMYTLRRSGLEKVKLGATTVEEVIRVTFAD